The Aedes aegypti strain LVP_AGWG chromosome 3, AaegL5.0 Primary Assembly, whole genome shotgun sequence genome contains a region encoding:
- the LOC5569650 gene encoding E3 ubiquitin-protein ligase RNF220 yields MDHQQHSMEEVADAGAHGFTRQRRPRSDPLCCPICGVTLRTNEIDQHFALEVERLDKILKPRRNLHCPTGGYPMGTDMASVGPGTSTSRATATSSGAGMANGNRSLEDNGEPGPGSNPDECWGTYQKIKNNRQARLKMKTRKRKTEDNVCPVCNKSVSEEITTHVEACLRKSETNGSGSNGRINDSDDDDASIDVEGESYEVYEWAGQTRIRTTTMVHQSGAFPSTAVRVTNAEDTDDELNVDGDETQIYGPPQYSERDVVYPVAEQRCKDSYLRGLVMANEPITVKRPEIDNPGEGPSWVNTSTHSVSANNDQPNGESADQIVASLKSKIREYEGFIKNRPKCLICMDDFKKPVVSICCWHVYCEECWLHTLGAKKLCPQCSMITSPTDLRRIYL; encoded by the exons ATGGACCATCAGCAGCATTCGATGGAAGAAGTCGCGGATGCCGGGGCTCACGGCTTCACGAGACAGCGTAGACCGAGAAGTGACCCGCTCTGCTGTCCAATCTGCGGGGTGACACTCCGCACGAATGAAATCGACCAGCACTTTGCCCTGGAAGTGGAACGGTTAGATAAAATCCTCAAGCCACGGAGGAATCTTCACTGCCCAACCGGTGGCTATCCAATGGGAACGGATATGGCTTCAGTGGGGCCGGGAACAAGCACGAGTAGAGCGACAGCAACAAGTAGTGGCGCAGGTATGGCCAATGGAAACCGGTCTCTGGAGGATAACGGCGAACCTGGGCCGGGAAGTAATCCAGATGAATGCTGGGGCACTTATCAAAAGATCAAAAACAACCGGCAAGCAAGGTTGAAG ATGAAGACAAGAAAACGTAAAACGGAGGACAACGTCTGCCCCGTCTGCAATAAGTCAGTATCGGAGGAAATCACGACACATGTAGAGGCCTGTCTgaggaagagtgaaaccaatGGTTCCGGTAGTAACGGGAGGATCAACGACTCTGACGATGACGATGCCAGTATTGATGTGGAAGGTGAATCTTACGAGGTTTACGAGTGGGCCGGACAGACAAGGATACGTACCACCACAATGGTTCATCAGAGCGGAGCTTTTCCTAGTACTGCAGTGCGGGTGACGAATGCCGAGGATACAGATGACGAGTTGAATGTTGATGGAGATGAAACACAGATCTATGGACCACCACAGTATTCCGAAAGGGATGTCGTGTATCCAGTGGCGGAACAGCGTTGTAAGGATTCCTACCTTCGCGGGCTGGTTATGGCTAATGAACCAATTACAGTAAAACGTCCGGAGATTGATAATCCCGGTGAAGGCCCCAGTTGGGTAAATACTTCTACGCATTCAGTCTCTGCAAATAATGACCAGCCCAATGGTGAAAGCGCAGATCAAATTGTAGCATCATTGAAGTCTAAAATTCGCGAATACGAAGGCTTTATAAAAAATAGGCCCAAGTGTTTGATTTGCATGGATGATTTCAAGAAACCTGTGGTTTCCATATGTTGCTGGCATGTCTATTGCGAAGAATGTTGGCTGCACACGCTTGGCGCTAAGAAACTTTGCCCGCAATGCAGCATGATAACGTCTCCCACTGATTTGAGGCGAATCTATCTCTAG
- the LOC5569652 gene encoding regulator of chromosome condensation translates to MGRGRPKRENPSNGDAPAAKVARSTTKFELPLPVLPKPCGNVLSCGQGEVGQLGLGEDVMEKTRPALIDSLKEIVEISAGGMHNLCLNRKGEVYSFGCNDEGALGRATADEEGSEFEPRKIQLPAPCLKISAGDSHSACLLNDGRVYAWGSFRDSHGNMGLTLEGNKRLPVEVVPGLKSVDIASGGDHLVVLSENGHVYTVGCAEQGQLGRISTRAASGESRRGKTDLLQPGVVTLRGKKVLADAIWASTYCTFFRDRNTAKIFAFGLNNYCQLGIPNPSENVVKPVFVPEQTSFTDVKSIAGGQHHTLVLKTDNKVHVIGRKEYGRLGLGNVTEDAKVVTPVEALADKNVVEICCGESASFAVTDKGEVYAWGMGSNQQLGTGNEDDETTPVQINSKQVQGKRILKVSSGGQHSLFLVEEKPAKEPTPVPEAKPTTKANKKAKEVEPVEKSAPEVEDKPKTNGASTSAAKVTADSNGGTKTEENEEDEKEKPQMESSETDAAAEPEKKPAGRGRKRKL, encoded by the exons ATGGGCCGTGGTCGACCAAAGCGTGAAAATCCCAGCAATGGAGACGCGCCGGCAGCAAAGGTAGCTCGTAGCACCACGAAAT TTGAACTTCCGCTACCCGTGCTACCGAAGCCATGTGGAAATGTCCTTTCCTGTGGCCAAGGAGAAGTGGGCCAACTTGGTCTCGGTGAAGATGTCATGGAAAAGACGCGCCCCGCCTTGATTGACAGCCTGAAGGAAATCGTGGAAATATCGGCCGGCGGAATGCACAATCTGTGCCTGAACCGGAAGGGAGAGGTGTATTCCTTCGGATGTAACGACGAAGGAGCCCTGGGAAGGGCCACGGCGGACGAAGAAGGATCGGAGTTCGAGCCGAGGAAGATTCAGCTGCCGGCACCGTGTCTGAAGATTTCGGCCGGCGATTCACATTCCGCCTGCCTGCTGAACGATGGCCGGGTCTACGCTTGGGGATCATTCCGG GATTCGCACGGAAACATGGGCCTAACGTTGGAAGGGAACAAACGCTTACCGGTCGAGGTGGTACCAGGCCTCAAATCGGTGGACATCGCATCCGGTGGAGACCACTTGGTGGTCCTGAGCGAAAACGGCCACGTGTACACAGTTGGTTGCGCCGAACAGGGTCAACTAGGACGTATTTCCACTCGGGCCGCATCTGGCGAATCTCGACGTGGTAAAACCGATCTGCTTCAACCGGGAGTTGTCACACTGCGAGGTAAAAAAGTCTTAGCAGATGCAATCTGGGCATCTACCTATTGCACTTTCTTCAGGGATCGCAACACGGCCAAGATCTTTGCCTTCGGGTTGAACAACTATTGTCAACTCGGCATCCCGAATCCGAGCGAAAATGTCGTTAAACCGGTATTCGTACCTGAACAGACTAGTTTCACCGATGTGAAATCTATCGCCGGAGGACAACATCACACGTTGGTTTTGAAAACCGACAACAAAGTGCACGTCATTGGCCGCAAAGAATACGGTCGCCTCGGCCTAGGCAATGTGACGGAAGACGCTAAAGTTGTGACCCCAGTTGAAGCTCTAGCAGACAAGAATGTGGTAGAGATCTGCTGTGGCGAAAGTGCGTCCTTTGCCGTGACAGACAAGGGTGAAGTCTACGCTTGGGGAATGGGCTCGAATCAACAGCTAGGAACTGGAAACGAGGACGATGAAACCACACCAGTTCAAATCAACAGCAAACAAGTACAAGGCAAGCGAATTCTCAAGGTTTCCAGCGGCGGTCAGCATAGCTTATTCCTGGTGGAAGAGAAACCAGCTAAG GAACCTACTCCTGTGCCTGAAGCTAAGCCTACCACTAAAGCTAACAAAAAAGCCAAGGAAGTCGAGCCTGTCGAGAAATCAGCGCCGGAAGTAGAAGATAAACCAAAAACGAATGGTGCTTCTACTTCAGCCGCGAAGGTGACCGCCGATTCCAATGGTGGTACTAAGACGGAAGAAAACGAGGAAGACGAGAAAGAGAAGCCACAAATGGAAAGTAGTGAGACTGACGCGGCTGCGGAACCCGAGAAGAAGCCAGCTGGCCGGGGACGCAAGCGAAAACTGTGA
- the LOC110674001 gene encoding helix-loop-helix protein 13-like isoform X4 — MMDTVDMAYSGLNFHSFDEDLISDLPSCVYANHQLGAATATNPNSGNLRLNTNSLRQIQHQYLHHSDCLESPSSASPSLSNAMNHPYSAAPYKIQRQQTNVRERKRVMRSAPNGSINSAFDELRVHVPTFPYEKRLSKIDTLRLAIAYIALLREVLEADYDPLTYVEKCLRGEIKADRASWNTSGNDLTARLSWINWENLGVHPGRRTILTSLALGSSESLGCGPPPHLI, encoded by the exons ATGATGGATACCGTCGATATGGCTTACAGTGGGCTAAATTTCCACAGCTTCGATGAGGATCTAATCTCGGATTTACCGTCGTGTGTTTATGCTAATCATCAACTTGGAGCAGCCACGGCGACAAATCCCAACTCGGGGAATCTTAGACTGAATACCAACAGTCTCCGACAGATCCAGCATCAATATTTGCATCACTCGG ATTGCTTAGAGTCACCAAGCTCAGCAAGTCCATCATTGTCCAATGCCATGAACCATCCTTATAGTGCGGCGCCATATAAAATCCAACGGCAGCAAACTAACGTAAGAGAGCGTAAACGGGTTATGAGATCTGCCCCAAACGG CAGCATTAACTCAGCATTTGACGAACTTCGCGTACACGTGCCCACATTCCCATACGAGAAACGATTAAGTAAAATCGATACACTACGGTTGGCCATCGCATACATTGCATTACTAAGGGAAGTCCTGGAGGCAGACTATGATCCACTAACCTACGTCGAAAAGTGTCTCCGTGGTGAGATCAAAGCCGACAGAGCGAGCTGGAATACTAGTGGTAATG ATCTGACAGCTCGGCTATCGTGGATCAATTGGGAAAATCTCGGAGTTCATCCAGGGCGGCGCACCATATTGACGTCCCTTGCGCTTGGATCATCCGAGAGTCTGGGATGTGGACCTCCACCACATCTCATCTAA
- the LOC110674001 gene encoding helix-loop-helix protein 13-like isoform X3 yields MDKICRSQLPDSSSSPPLSGLNFHSFDEDLISDLPSCVYANHQLGAATATNPNSGNLRLNTNSLRQIQHQYLHHSDCLESPSSASPSLSNAMNHPYSAAPYKIQRQQTNVRERKRVMRSAPNGSINSAFDELRVHVPTFPYEKRLSKIDTLRLAIAYIALLREVLEADYDPLTYVEKCLRGEIKADRASWNTSDLTARLSWINWENLGVHPGRRTILTSLALGSSESLGCGPPPHLI; encoded by the exons ATGGATAAAATCTGTCGCAGTCAATTGCCGGATTCATCATCATCTCCTCCGCTAAG TGGGCTAAATTTCCACAGCTTCGATGAGGATCTAATCTCGGATTTACCGTCGTGTGTTTATGCTAATCATCAACTTGGAGCAGCCACGGCGACAAATCCCAACTCGGGGAATCTTAGACTGAATACCAACAGTCTCCGACAGATCCAGCATCAATATTTGCATCACTCGG ATTGCTTAGAGTCACCAAGCTCAGCAAGTCCATCATTGTCCAATGCCATGAACCATCCTTATAGTGCGGCGCCATATAAAATCCAACGGCAGCAAACTAACGTAAGAGAGCGTAAACGGGTTATGAGATCTGCCCCAAACGG CAGCATTAACTCAGCATTTGACGAACTTCGCGTACACGTGCCCACATTCCCATACGAGAAACGATTAAGTAAAATCGATACACTACGGTTGGCCATCGCATACATTGCATTACTAAGGGAAGTCCTGGAGGCAGACTATGATCCACTAACCTACGTCGAAAAGTGTCTCCGTGGTGAGATCAAAGCCGACAGAGCGAGCTGGAATACTAGTG ATCTGACAGCTCGGCTATCGTGGATCAATTGGGAAAATCTCGGAGTTCATCCAGGGCGGCGCACCATATTGACGTCCCTTGCGCTTGGATCATCCGAGAGTCTGGGATGTGGACCTCCACCACATCTCATCTAA
- the LOC110674001 gene encoding helix-loop-helix protein 13-like isoform X1, with amino-acid sequence MDKICRSQLPDSSSSPPLSGLNFHSFDEDLISDLPSCVYANHQLGAATATNPNSGNLRLNTNSLRQIQHQYLHHSDCLESPSSASPSLSNAMNHPYSAAPYKIQRQQTNVRERKRVMRSAPNGSINSAFDELRVHVPTFPYEKRLSKIDTLRLAIAYIALLREVLEADYDPLTYVEKCLRGEIKADRASWNTSGNDLTARLSWINWENLGVHPGRRTILTSLALGSSESLGCGPPPHLI; translated from the exons ATGGATAAAATCTGTCGCAGTCAATTGCCGGATTCATCATCATCTCCTCCGCTAAG TGGGCTAAATTTCCACAGCTTCGATGAGGATCTAATCTCGGATTTACCGTCGTGTGTTTATGCTAATCATCAACTTGGAGCAGCCACGGCGACAAATCCCAACTCGGGGAATCTTAGACTGAATACCAACAGTCTCCGACAGATCCAGCATCAATATTTGCATCACTCGG ATTGCTTAGAGTCACCAAGCTCAGCAAGTCCATCATTGTCCAATGCCATGAACCATCCTTATAGTGCGGCGCCATATAAAATCCAACGGCAGCAAACTAACGTAAGAGAGCGTAAACGGGTTATGAGATCTGCCCCAAACGG CAGCATTAACTCAGCATTTGACGAACTTCGCGTACACGTGCCCACATTCCCATACGAGAAACGATTAAGTAAAATCGATACACTACGGTTGGCCATCGCATACATTGCATTACTAAGGGAAGTCCTGGAGGCAGACTATGATCCACTAACCTACGTCGAAAAGTGTCTCCGTGGTGAGATCAAAGCCGACAGAGCGAGCTGGAATACTAGTGGTAATG ATCTGACAGCTCGGCTATCGTGGATCAATTGGGAAAATCTCGGAGTTCATCCAGGGCGGCGCACCATATTGACGTCCCTTGCGCTTGGATCATCCGAGAGTCTGGGATGTGGACCTCCACCACATCTCATCTAA
- the LOC110674001 gene encoding helix-loop-helix protein 13-like isoform X2: MDKICRSQLPDSSSSPPLSGLNFHSFDEDLISDLPSCVYANHQLGAATATNPNSGNLRLNTNSLRQIQHQYLHHSDCLESPSSASPSLSNAMNHPYSAAPYKIQRQQTNVRERKRVMRSAPNGINSAFDELRVHVPTFPYEKRLSKIDTLRLAIAYIALLREVLEADYDPLTYVEKCLRGEIKADRASWNTSGNDLTARLSWINWENLGVHPGRRTILTSLALGSSESLGCGPPPHLI, translated from the exons ATGGATAAAATCTGTCGCAGTCAATTGCCGGATTCATCATCATCTCCTCCGCTAAG TGGGCTAAATTTCCACAGCTTCGATGAGGATCTAATCTCGGATTTACCGTCGTGTGTTTATGCTAATCATCAACTTGGAGCAGCCACGGCGACAAATCCCAACTCGGGGAATCTTAGACTGAATACCAACAGTCTCCGACAGATCCAGCATCAATATTTGCATCACTCGG ATTGCTTAGAGTCACCAAGCTCAGCAAGTCCATCATTGTCCAATGCCATGAACCATCCTTATAGTGCGGCGCCATATAAAATCCAACGGCAGCAAACTAACGTAAGAGAGCGTAAACGGGTTATGAGATCTGCCCCAAACGG CATTAACTCAGCATTTGACGAACTTCGCGTACACGTGCCCACATTCCCATACGAGAAACGATTAAGTAAAATCGATACACTACGGTTGGCCATCGCATACATTGCATTACTAAGGGAAGTCCTGGAGGCAGACTATGATCCACTAACCTACGTCGAAAAGTGTCTCCGTGGTGAGATCAAAGCCGACAGAGCGAGCTGGAATACTAGTGGTAATG ATCTGACAGCTCGGCTATCGTGGATCAATTGGGAAAATCTCGGAGTTCATCCAGGGCGGCGCACCATATTGACGTCCCTTGCGCTTGGATCATCCGAGAGTCTGGGATGTGGACCTCCACCACATCTCATCTAA